AATGCGGGCATGTTGCTAGTTAAATATAATgagaatatgtgtgtgtgtacactACTATAAATAGATACTTAATAAGACTAGGGAAGATACTTAATTTAACTTTTTACAATCAAAAGAGCAAACCagacatataaaaaaaaatgtgaaaaatattaattacagACATACACCCTATATGAAATGTTTGCATATGTGAATTTGGTGTAAAACGAAAGAAACATATGTACAGAGTTTTCCTAATTCAAGCTTAAATTTTTGAGTTTAAATctaattttcttaaaaaaaaaagagaggctaAAGTTGAATAACTAAAATGATTGATattctttttgaaaagaaaaagctttttttttttttttttttttgggaatgtGAATTTAATTAAACTAACTATTGAAATCGTTTAGAAGGACATCCTTATATTcaaattcaattaaaaaaaaacattagaaGATAATTAAATATCATTATAAAACTCGTTTGTATCCATTCCACAGCCGGATGCTATGCAGAAGCTGCGAATTAAATATAAAGAGCGCTTGACCGAGTTGTACGTAAGAGAGGAGCGGATAAGACCGGAGATTTGCATTTATAGAGTTCCGGAGAAACTTCGAAAACTGAAGGAGGATGCCTACAATCCCCGCGCTGTCTCAATTGGACCTTTCCATCGAGGCAAAAGTAGCCTTGCACCAATGGAACACCATAAACTATTATACACGGCATCCTTTCTCGGTTCGTTTATTGCGAGTAGCGAAGCTACTGAAAAATACATGGATAGTTACATGGAACATCCTATTGCTCCTATACATGTTGATTGGCCGGTTAATAAATGCTACAATGAAGAGATCAAATGCGAAGAAGGCAGGGATAAGCTTACTGAATTGCTACAAGATGGCTGCTTCATATTGCAACTTTTCCTCAGCTTTGCCCAATTGATCAAGGATAGTTCAGACGAATACGAATCTGATCCATTAATAAACAATGCTTGGATGATCAGAGATCTTTGGCACGATCTAGCATTGCTTGAAAACCAAATCCCCTTCTTTGTCCTCGAAATTTTATATGACATTGTCAAGCCTTGtgtaatgaaaatgaacaacgGCAAAGCACCAGAGTCGGTCAGTAGTCTTGCTTTAAATTTCTTTAAGCCTATGCTGAGCCAAAACTCAAATATAGTGGAGCATTCGTACCCGGACTGCAAACATTTGCTTGATCTCTTGCACAAATCCTCCCTGCTCGCAGTTTCAGGAGATACTGCCTTCACAGTCTATGACGTCAGAGATCGGAGATCGACAATGGCTTTAAACCATGCTGCAGCTGCTAATTTGAGTCCAGGGAATCAATATTGGGGATTAAAATATTGCGCTGAAGAACTTGTACAGTCCGGAATTGAGCTTCGTAAAGAGTCAGGGGACTCTCTGGTGAACATAACCACCACAAGCGACCGCCAGCTGATCATCAACATCCCACCGCTGTTCATTGACGAGGTAAGGGATTCACTCTTCAGGAACCTGATTGCCTACGAACAAAGCAGTATCAAAATTAGTCATCATGTCACATCTTATGTTATCCTCATGAAAAGTCTTGTCCGTTCTCCACGAGATGTCAAGCTTCTTAGGAAAAAAGGCATCATATCTCAGTATTGGATCGAAGACCAAGAATATTTAAGTTGCTTCGTAAGTTTTCTAGATGAAGTTTTTCCCAGGGACTTCTATTTCAGTTCTTTGTGTGGCCAAGTGGATGCCTACGCGAATAAGTTCTGGTTTCGTAGAAAGATGAGCGCTCTTTATCGCACTTATTTCTCAACAGCCTGGAGTATGACATCATTCATTGCTGCCATTTGCCTTTTCATTCTCACAGTCTTACAAACATACTTTACCATCAACCCTCGCTAATTCTTGCTTCATATATGTATCCTCTTTTCGTAAATGCATGCAGTTGACCGGGGCACGAGTTATGAGTACTAGATATCAAGTTTCAGTtttcatatataattatgtttaattgGATGGAACCAGAAATGTTTCTTCTGCATGAGGAATTGATCGTCTTTAATTCATGAATGCTTTCAAGAAATGATCCGTTCTAACAGCTAGTATTTCTTCCAATTAATCTGCAAACGGCTTTAGTTTCTTTCTCTTGGTTAAGTAATATACATACTAATTTTTCTCTGCATGAGTTATGTCCTAATGATTAGGACAACCAAATGCATATATTGTCAAGGGTATAAGCCTTCAAAGCTAATTAATATGATCTGGCTAGTTACTAGTTTCTTAGATGATGTGAAATTCTTTAATTGTTGAGTTATGCTACCAAAACAGAGCTAAGACTGTAAGGCCATATATACAAAAGCAACAAACCTGCTTCAGCAGCTTTGCTGTGCACTTCTATTCAATaaaatgtgattgaaaaaaTTTGCAAAAGCAATCCACAAGGAAGAAATATGTGATACTTTGACCATATCAAGTGGCTACAAATTTGCCAAAAAAATTTGATTCCATGTATCCGGAACTCCTGGCAGACACCAATGTATACAATCTGAGTTGTGTAGCACATCGGCCTTTTGCTCATCTGTTAGTAGTTTGCCTCCAGTCTCAGTGTAAACTTTTGTGTGAGCGTCAACTCGGTAATCTGGCATCTGTGTTATGTTAAGGACTGAAACAGgaactttcattttctttctttacacACATAGCATTTCATTCAGTATTCAGTGACACtatttggaaaaagaaaaagagaccCTCACCGAAAATATACAAGAAGAAAAGGtaagatggttccagaaaataATGCATATAAACATCACATCACAAGCTCAATTTACTACATGGTCATATATGACACCATTTAACAGGTATAGAGGTCTCACCAATTAGCATGACTGAATATTGTTGTTAGAAACAGGTACCATTCATGGTAACTGTGATACAAGAATAGCATTTCAATTCACAAAAATTGTGTAGTGTATAAGAAAACGAAAGAGGAAACTTCGTTACTCACAATTAAGTGAATTAACAAAGAATTAATGTGTCGTCCACTCCGTCAAAGAAATTGCAACCTGTTGCCTTCTCTACCAGATTATGAATAAGCTCATCAATTCCCTGTATCATGTTCACACCCGCACAATAAATCAGGACAGACCCCAGAACAAAATTAAACCCaataatattcatcaaaaagCAAAGAAATATGAAACTGAAATAGTGTGAATACTAACCCTGAATCAAACAGCCGAGCGGTATTGGTTATCGAGAGGAGATTTGCACTGATCAAATTTGAGCAAGCAATTGGGCCAGGCCTTCAAGAAACCTGGTACATACTTGCGGCACCAATAATCTCTGCAGAAACACTCCTCAGCTTATTCACATCCCAGCGTCATAAGGCCCCCCAATTCCTCGCCACACGTTCTACCCTACCGATGAGAGTGAACTAACGGGTCGAAAAAGTTTGATTTTGGTGGATTTGGAAATGGAAGGGAACAGAATGGAAGGTAAGATGACGAATTGGATGGGAGAAAAGAGACGCGTTTCTTCTTTCCAGATTCTCTGGGCGGGATAACTGAAATTTCGGAGCCTTTTCCAGCAATGCTAgcgtggaaaaaaaaattcatacatGTCAACTTCCGATTGGCTGGTCGTATAAGTGACGTGGTGCGCGTGCCCTACGTAAGTATTTTTCGTTGGTAGTCTGGTAGATCTTTAGCTAAGAGACGCGTGCTGATCTCTTGTGATGAGTGGTGAGTATGACAACTTTTTCTCTTAACTATTTGGAATTGGCTTGTACCCAATTATGAATCTGTCGAATATATGAAAACCagtttttctttcaaattctcTCTACTCTTTATTTGATTTCTGCATTCTTAGATTGGACTCCTAATACTGAGATTGGTGATCGACGCCGGAAGACCACAGGAAAATGTTTAAATTTTCCGGGCTCCCCTCGCTCAGGTACTTAGAGGTACGTAACTCATCCATCTCTCTCGACGGTAGAGCTCTACTCTCTGCTTATAGTTtcactaaaaaacagaaaaaaaaaaaaaaaaggatctgcTTCTAGTTTCACAACCAAATCAATCAGATGATTCAGATGCATGTCTTATTCATGTGAGAGATTTTTTAGATATTCATAGCTCGTATTTCAATTGTAAGGGTGAAAGTTTGTCATGAGTTCAACTTTATAAATCAAATGACGAAATTATTGTTAGTTCAAAACAGCAGTCGATTGTCCTActtaaaaaatcaataaaatttctactGATTAACTGAGGAATTATTTTGTGATCTGAGAGTACCACATGACATTGTCATGTAGTGGTCTGCGCCAATCATATTACTCTAATTTTATGAGAATCATGCAAAGAGggtgaaaaaaaatttaacaataagaaataaatataaatcaTGTGGACCAATGATATCAACTCAGACCACCAAGTGTACTGATTAATGGAGTAAGTAAGAGTGTTTCGCCTAAAAATTAGGCTATGAGTCAATCCCCATTAATTTATTCATGCTAGGATGGTCGGCCTTTGGTGGAGGATATCAAGGTTGATTTAAAGTACCCATCAGGATAGAGGTAACTGGCCGGATGGAGAGAAGCTGTGATCAGATAGAGAGGAATATTGGTCATTGAACTACAGTACTGACTAAAATCGATTAAAAGGGCATCCTTTATATTCAATATCAAAGAAGAACAGAAATTAGAAGATAAATAAGGTCAtgctttataatttttttttttttgcttccatTTAAAATCTCTTACATATCACACCGTACGAATTATAAAACTCGTTTCTTTCTCATTCCGTCCGAATTTCACAGATACTGACGCGGATGAAGGTGGATGTCGACAATAAACTCGACAGCATCCCCGTGTCGCGTCTCAACACAGAGAAAGAGATAAGAGTGGAGACTCGCATCTGTAGAGTTCCTGAGAAACTTCGAGAACTGAAGGAGGATGCTTACAATCCCCGAGTTGTTTCAATTGGACCTTTCCATTCCTGTAAGGATTACCTTGCACCAATGTCACGACATAAATACTATTACATGTCCCTTCTCATTCACAGCAAAGATGCTGAAAACTGCTTGGATGAATGCATCTGCGCTATTACTGATTTTGACGTTGTGATTCGTCAATGCTACGTCGAAGATATCAGTGTTTCAAATGATGAGCTTAGACTAATGATGTTAGTTGATGGCTGCTTCATATTGGAACTTCTTCTCAGGTTAGCACCTAACTTGGAGTATATAATGCCACAAGAATACGAATCTGATCCATTAATAAACAATGCTTGGATGATCAGAGCTCTTTGGCACGATCTAGCATTGCTTGAAAACCAGATTCCCTTCTTTATTCTGGAAAAGTTGTACGATATTATCAAGCCTCGTTTAATGAGCAAGTGCAGAGCACCAGATTCGGTCACTAGTCTTGTTTTAAGTTTCTTTAAGCCTATGATGAGCCAAAACTCAAATATAGAGGAGCATTCGTACCCGGACTGCAAACATTTGCTTGATCTCTTGCACAAATGCCCCCTGCTCGCAGCTTCTGGAGTAGATACTGCCTTCACAGAATCACAGCCTACAACGTCAGAGATGGGAGATCTAGAATTGCTTTAAACCATGCTGCAGCCGCTAATTTGACTCCAGGGAATCAATATTGGGGATTGAATTATTGCGCTGAAGAACTTGTACAGTCCGGAATTGAGCTTTTTAAAGAGTCAGAGGCTGACTCTTTGGTGAACATAACCGCCGCGAGACACGGCCAGCTGATCAAAATCCCACCGCTGTTCATTGATGAGGTAAGGGATTCACTCTTCAGGAACCTGATTGCCTACGAGCAAAGCAGTATTAAAATTAGTCATCATGTTACATCTTATGTTATCCTCATGAAAAGTCTTATACGTTCTCCACGAGATGTAAAGCTTCTTAAGAAAAAAGGCATCATATCTCAGTATTGGATTGACGACCAAGAATATTCAACTTACTTCAGAAGTCTTCTAGATGAAGTTTTTCCCACGGACTTCTATTTCGGTTCTCTGTGTTGCCAAGTGGATGCCTACGCGAATAAGTTCTGGTTTCGTAGAAAGATGAGCGCTCTTTATCACACTTATTTCTCAACAGCATGGAGTATGACATCATTCATTGCTGCCATTTGCCTTTTCATTCTCACAGTCTTACAAACATACTTTACCATCAACCCAGCTCGCTAATTCTTGCTTCATACATGTTAATATGTCTCCTCTTTTCGTAAATGCAGTTGGGCCATGAGTACTAGATATCAAGTTTCAGTTTTCATAATTAGGTGTAATTGTATGGAACCAGAAATGGTTCTTCTGTATGAGAATTGATTGTCAATCTTTAATTCAGGAATGCTTTCAAGAAATGATGATAGTATTTTTTCCAATTAATCTGCAAAcggttttagtttctttttcttggttaaGTAATATACATACTAATTTTTCTCTGCATGATTTATGTCCTAATGATCAGGAGAACTAGCTACATGCATACATTGTCAAGGGTATAAGCCTTCAAGGCCAATTAATATGATCTAGCTAGTTACTAGTTTCTTAGATGATATGTAATTCGTTAAATGTTGAGTTATGCTACCAAAACAGTGCTAAGATCAACTCAAGGCCATACAAAAGCAACAAACTTGCTTCACAAGCTTTGCTGTGCACTTCTATTCAATTAACTGTGATTgaaaaaaatttgcaaaagcAATCCACAAAGAAGAAATATGTGATACTTTGACCATATCAAGTGGCTACAAATTTGCCAAAAAAATTTGATTCCATGTATCCGGAACTCCTGGCAGACACCAATGTATACAATCTGAGTTGTGCAGCACATCGGCCTTTTGCTCATCTGTTAGTAGTTTGCCTCCAGTCTCAGTGTAAACTTTTGTGTGAGCGTCAACTCGATAGTCTGACATCTGTGTTATGTTAAGAACTGAAACAGGaactttcattttctttattaCTTCGACCACCACGCGCATGATCCTCTTATCAGCACCAGTACTCCAGAATCCCTTTTTCATGTAAGGCTTTGTTTCATTGAAGCATTTCATCCCTTCTGGATTGTTCCAGTCTGCACTCCTGAAAATAACAGATTGGAGTTGTTAATTGGCAGTAACTACATTTACAGTTATCAGCTAGTAAACTATAAAATCTTGTcaccaaacaaaaaaacaaaaaacaaaaaattgattTTCTTCTGTGCTTGAGACAGAGACCTCATGTGTGTAGGAGACATAGTAGTGAAGAAGACACGAGTCTTGTTGGGATTGACATTTGTGTCGACCCAGTTGGCCCATGTCTTCAATGCTATTCTGTATGCAACTACTGCTTCCAACTCTTCATATCCTTCTTCCCCATTTGGAAATTGACCCCAGCTGTTTTCAATTAGACATTGTCTTTTAGATTGATCAATCTTAAATGAAGTAGAGAATGCTAGACTCATTCGCAGATTAGCTAACATTTGTTAGCTGGTTGCAGAGAGAAACTTACTATGACTTGATCGTATAGCCGCTCATCCACCAAACAAAAGTATTGAACACAAGGATATCTACACCAGTCCAGTGTTCTGCATGCTTGGCAACTGAATCCACTTTTAGTATTCTATCCTTTGGATTGATAACAATGTGGAGGTCAGAGTTGGACTCTACCAGAAATGGATCCCAGTAAAATTCAATTGTAGCATTGTACTCCTGGAAACGGATTTAAATGAGTTATGACAGGGTTCAATATCATCATGTTCAATTTGCTTGTTTTAGTACAGAAGAAGAAACTCATTAAGACGTACCTTGGCTCTGAAGACTGAAAGAGCGCGCCCCCGGCGCATGGACTGTTTGTTTTGAGGTATTATGGATTCAACCATACAGACTAAAGATTGCCATTGACCTCTTTGCAAAGAATCTCCAACAAACATCAGCCTCTTATTACGAAGTTTCTGAAGCATGAGTTCTGGATTAAATCTACACAAGAAATATAACTGTTAGATTAACAGAAACTCATGCAGAAGCTTGTAGACTTTATCACTGTTGTAAGCTTTCACTGGCATGTGTCAGCATTTCTAGTCTGCATAAACACGTATATATCCACACATACAGTGAGAAATGTTCTCAATCTAGATTATTAACAAGATTTTCCGGTGGTATATTTTGTGTGACAATATAACGTGTCACATATCTAGCAAGAGAACATAATAATAAATAGATCTGTATTCGAGTCTCCATATATAAACTTGGTTATATGAAATTTGACCATGCATGATTTATAACCGGTACTCTACCTAGGCAATGTGCAATCTTCTGGCTGCCATTCCCAGTGCCGGTAATCAGAATCAGAATCCGGCCTTCCATTCTTGACACAAGAAACTTGCCTATCAAGATACGGGCAGCTTCTGTCCGAGTAAAAAGGCCTGATAGAACGGTTGAACACCCATTTTCCATTCTCAACATTGCACTCCTCCGGGTCGAACACAAATCTATCATCTACAATTGAATCATCTATCTTTTCCTTGGTTGCATTTCTATCATCTGCATGTCATTAGATAGTGATAGTGGAACATTAATTAGAATCAATAACTGTGCAATTTCAACAGAAAACATGAATGATTAGAATTGGTACAGCAGCTAGGACACTTACTCTTTCTTGTGACAGATGCTGCTCTTCTGGAACAGGATTTATGCTTGAAAAAAGGGTTGGAAGAAAGAATAATACTAATTCTTTCAGTAAACAAAAGACTGATCAAGGCAATAGAACAGACCATGATAATAGGAAGATGTAGCTTTCCTCTAAAACCTTTCATTGTGCCTGCAGTGGTGTACTGTCCTGAGCTCATGGGGTAAAATTATATGAATTGGTGTGCAACAGAATGATGAGGACTTGGTGATTGTTTTAATTATGAGGGATATTTTATTGTGGGTTTTTGAGTAGGAGTAAAGCTAAAGCTTTGTATTGGTTGGGCTTCTATCTTTTCTTTTAGTGTATTTAATGGAGAGGTTAGGGGTAAGTTGCAAGGCTAACATCCTCTGTGGAATTTTGCTATTTGAGGATCCAACAACTATGCTAACGATTGCTTTCATGTTCATATAAACCATTCAAATTCTTCAATAGGTAGTAGTCATGGCAAGGGCTCTCTCTTTCTTATGACTTTTTCCCAGGACATATCATTGCAAAGTATATGTATTCAAATGGTAGAACTTCCCCATCATacatgtacacacacacatatatattagaCTAACTATAATAGCTTGAACTGTATAAAGTGCATAACTGTTTCTGATCAGCTGGCTAATCAACACTGGA
Above is a genomic segment from Rosa chinensis cultivar Old Blush chromosome 3, RchiOBHm-V2, whole genome shotgun sequence containing:
- the LOC112193479 gene encoding protein trichome birefringence-like 3: MSSGQYTTAGTMKGFRGKLHLPIIMVCSIALISLLFTERISIILSSNPFFKHKSCSRRAASVTRKNDRNATKEKIDDSIVDDRFVFDPEECNVENGKWVFNRSIRPFYSDRSCPYLDRQVSCVKNGRPDSDSDYRHWEWQPEDCTLPRFNPELMLQKLRNKRLMFVGDSLQRGQWQSLVCMVESIIPQNKQSMRRGRALSVFRAKEYNATIEFYWDPFLVESNSDLHIVINPKDRILKVDSVAKHAEHWTGVDILVFNTFVWWMSGYTIKSYWGQFPNGEEGYEELEAVVAYRIALKTWANWVDTNVNPNKTRVFFTTMSPTHMRSADWNNPEGMKCFNETKPYMKKGFWSTGADKRIMRVVVEVIKKMKVPVSVLNITQMSDYRVDAHTKVYTETGGKLLTDEQKADVLHNSDCIHWCLPGVPDTWNQIFLANL
- the LOC112194783 gene encoding UPF0481 protein At3g47200, with amino-acid sequence MFKFSGLPSLRYLEILTRMKVDVDNKLDSIPVSRLNTEKEIRVETRICRVPEKLRELKEDAYNPRVVSIGPFHSCKDYLAPMSRHKYYYMSLLIHSKDAENCLDECICAITDFDVVIRQCYVEDISVSNDELRLMMLVDGCFILELLLRLAPNLEYIMPQEYESDPLINNAWMIRALWHDLALLENQIPFFILEKLYDIIKPRLMSKCRAPDSSLAQMPPARSFWSRYCLHRITAYNVRDGRSRIALNHAAAANLTPGNQYWGLNYCAEELVQSGIELFKESEADSLVNITAARHGQLIKIPPLFIDEVRDSLFRNLIAYEQSSIKISHHVTSYVILMKSLIRSPRDVKLLKKKGIISQYWIDDQEYSTYFRSLLDEVFPTDFYFGSLCCQVDAYANKFWFRRKMSALYHTYFSTAWSMTSFIAAICLFILTVLQTYFTINPAR
- the LOC112193620 gene encoding UPF0481 protein At3g47200, translating into MDKAMGTLRDKAMGILGPDFVNTILHLNDPDAMQKLRIKYKERLTELYVREERIRPEICIYRVPEKLRKLKEDAYNPRAVSIGPFHRGKSSLAPMEHHKLLYTASFLGSFIASSEATEKYMDSYMEHPIAPIHVDWPVNKCYNEEIKCEEGRDKLTELLQDGCFILQLFLSFAQLIKDSSDEYESDPLINNAWMIRDLWHDLALLENQIPFFVLEILYDIVKPCVMKMNNGKAPESVSSLALNFFKPMLSQNSNIVEHSYPDCKHLLDLLHKSSLLAVSGDTAFTVYDVRDRRSTMALNHAAAANLSPGNQYWGLKYCAEELVQSGIELRKESGDSLVNITTTSDRQLIINIPPLFIDEVRDSLFRNLIAYEQSSIKISHHVTSYVILMKSLVRSPRDVKLLRKKGIISQYWIEDQEYLSCFVSFLDEVFPRDFYFSSLCGQVDAYANKFWFRRKMSALYRTYFSTAWSMTSFIAAICLFILTVLQTYFTINPR